TATCGGATTGATGGACAACAAGCTCGCCTGAAAGACGTAATCAGAAAACTTGAACAAATCGGTATCGCATCCCATCGCGGAGTTGTTGTCGAGCTGCGTCAAATGGATGAGTTATTAGTCGATGGCAGTAAGCTACCACGTTTGATGGTGGAGGAAGGGTGTGGAATCGCTCCCTTTCTCGAGAAACGCAATCAAGCTCAAAGTAAACTCGACGCTTCACTTCGGTTACTGGAGCAATTGGAACCACGAATCCAACAAATCGAATTGGAACTGGAGCGGTTAGCCCAACAAGCCCAGCGTGCGAAACGTTGGAAGAATGCACGTACCGCTCTTGATGCTGCCCGTAACAATGAGCGATGGGGTATTGTCCGTCGGCTCCGTGCCGAAATCACGGCTGTTTCCGAATCCCTTGCGAAACTGCGCGAGAACAATGTAGCCGAGTTGGAACTCACTCAAATCGAAACCGATTCCATCGAAGCTGAGCGTGAAGCGATTGCCGTTCAAACCGAATGGGATGCCTTAACCGAACAACTATTCTCGATTGCTTCCGAGCGTGAGCAGGTGTCTGCCCGCTTACAGGAAACTGAACTGATCCGGGTGAAACAAGAGACTTTACTTGGTTCGATGATGAGCGAGATTACTCGGATTGAATCCGAGTTAGCTGAGTTGGCTATCGAACCGCAATCGGACATTCCCGAACGATTTCAAGCTGCGAATGCCGAATGGGATGAGTTACAAAGCAGTGTGACTGCCGCAGAAGCAGCTCTAACAGATTTACAAACTCGCCGCGACGAATATGCCCGCACCCTCGCCATTTTTGAGATGAAACACTCATCAAGTGAAACGCGATTACGGGAAGGACGTGAAGCAGCCGAGCGGATGCGTCGGCAAATGCAGGAATTGCAACCCCTCCCGGTACCCGACGCTGCAATTGGCAGAGAGTGGGAACGGGTAATCGCTGAAGCAAATCTCGAAGAAAACAAGTACCGCAACCTCCTATCACAACAGCAGGAAGTTGTTCGTCACCACGACACACAATTGCAAACCATGCGGCAGGACTTGGCGAATTTACGCGCCGACGCTAACCGGCTCGTACGCGAGTTGCAATGGGTAGATCGGATGTTAACTGATCGTCCCGACCTCACCAAAACGCTGCGCGATTTTCTCGCCACCCATTCGCAGGAACTAAGACTCTTACGCGACGAAGGGGCCGAGTATTCGCCGTTGCTTCACCGGATCGCCGGCGTCGACCGGATTGCAGTACCGGTAGCGATTTTACCGCAAATGGTACGCGACGCATTACAAAAAAACATCGATGCCGAGTGGACGATCGATTCGGTGGTTGAGGTTGTAGAATTAGAGCGATTGTTGCAGGAGTCGCCACCTGTCGGTATCGAGTGGTTATCGACCGAAGGGGTGAGTCGCAATGCTTCTGGAGTACTGCGCACCTCCGCTCGCGAAGCGAAAGCGAATCTGCCGGTGGGTCTCCCACGTCAACGCAAACTGCTGGATTCGCAACTCACTGGGATAAAAGAGTCAGAGCAACGAGTTGCCGAAGAACTTTCCGCCGCCGAGTATCAAGCGAAAATCGCCATCGGTAACTTACAACTCACCCGCGATCAAATCTCGAAGCTCAATATCTCACGAGCCGAACTCGAACGAAATCTGCTCCAATTCAAAGCGTCGGTATCAGAGACTGAGAGTCGGAATGCTTTGCGGCAATCCGAGTATGATCGTCTCCAAACAGCGTTGGATGCATTACTTAGAGACTTAGAAAGTGCTGAAACCGAACACGCGCAACTTCTGCCGCCGAATTTACCAGATGTCACTCCAGCATTGCAGGAAGCTACCGAGCGGATGCAGCAGTTAACCCAAGAGCGTGAGCGGGTACGGGAAATCGTCCGAAGTCTTAAACTGGAATCGGAAACCTTTCAAGCGAAACTGGAGCAACGCAGAGCCCGAATCGTTTTTTTGACCAATCGAACCGATGAACTTTCGCAGCGTTCCGATGAACTTACGACTTCATTAAAATCGATTGATGAGAATCTGCTCGCGTTACGAAAAGATATAGCGGGGAAAGTGTCATACGAAAAATCACTGCAGGCGCAACGTGGTTCTTTTGCCGAACGCCGCACAATGGCTCAGAATCGTTTAAGTGAACTACGCATTCGTGAAAATGAAATGCGAACCCAAGTTGAAGGATGGCGCACTGATCTTGCTTTACTCGCAGAGAAAAGCCAGCGGCTATCCGAACATCTGCTCGAACAGGAACACTTGGCAGCCGAAACTGGCCCTGAACCGAAGGAAACTGTCCGGGTCGGTGCCGAAGAAGTGCAACGATTAGAGCAACGATTGCGCTCCTTGGAACCGGTGAACCATTTAGCCGAGGAAGAATTCGACCGGCTGAAAGGGGAAGTCGACTACCTCCGTTCCGAACGTCAGCAAATCATCGCCGCCGCGGATGTTCATCGCAATTCAGTCGAAGAAGCAGTGCACTTTGCAATCGAGCGATTGACAGTTTCCCGGGTGAAGATTGAGCATACTTTCGCTGAAGTTATCGCGAGGCTTTTCCCCGGTGGGGAAGCAAGTTTGGAATGGGGAGAGGGGGATATCCTTACCGACGCGCCGCTTCAGTTGCGCGTTTCGCCCCGCGGGAAACGCATTCGATCCTTACGCATTCTCTCCGGTGGCGAACGGGCATTAGTCGCATTAGCATTCTTGGTAGCAGTTCTAAGTCATACCAGACCGCTCCCCTTTATTGTATTGGATGAAGTAGATGCTCCCCTCGACGAGGAGAATACGAATCGTTTCCTCCATTGGATACAGGAGTTGACAAGTACAACGCAAGTGATTCTACTTACACACAATCGACAGTCGATTGCCAGTGCTCATAGTTGGGTCGGTGTAACAATGCCGGAGCCCGGTATCTCTCAAGTAGTAAAGGTTATTCCCTCGCAGTAACTTCCGTACGACCGACACTCTTGTCTGTCGAAGTGATGCATGGGTTAAACGCTGGGTAGGGGCGGGTTCCCACGCCCGCCCGAAAACAAGTCCTTGTTCGCCTGACACTCTTGTCTGTCAAGTCTGATGTTTTTTACTGGTGAATTGACAGTTGTAAGTTGTTAGATATTCTCAAAAAGCATGAAGTAAGTATTGAATCTCTGATCGGGTCACTGGAGGAAATCGGTATGGCAAGCAAATCATATTCTGCAAACGTAAAAAATATACTCCTCTCGATTCTTTTGATTCTACTTGCGACGGTCTCCTTTGCCGCTACCAGGATGCGGGTCGACTCGGTGCGCTTCTACGATAGTGATGGCAATACCCGCTTTGAGTTTCCGATCTCGGTAGCCCGCTCGAAACTTCATTATCGTACTGATCAAAACGATGTTCGTTTTACCTCGTACCGTTTCCAGATGCAGATTATTAAAAACGATTCGGTCGTTGCATCCGAGATTTGGGATCGCATTCATCGACCCGGCAAAGAAGGATCGACCTCTTCGGG
This window of the bacterium genome carries:
- a CDS encoding chromosome segregation protein SMC; the protein is MAWELREIRLSGFKSFSRRTRVAMSSGMTAIVGSNGCGKTNIADAVRYALGEMRPHQLRVENLEDIIFAGTAEAPPLAVAEVHVVFDETVSGDSLTLTRRLVRGGDAEYRIDGQQARLKDVIRKLEQIGIASHRGVVVELRQMDELLVDGSKLPRLMVEEGCGIAPFLEKRNQAQSKLDASLRLLEQLEPRIQQIELELERLAQQAQRAKRWKNARTALDAARNNERWGIVRRLRAEITAVSESLAKLRENNVAELELTQIETDSIEAEREAIAVQTEWDALTEQLFSIASEREQVSARLQETELIRVKQETLLGSMMSEITRIESELAELAIEPQSDIPERFQAANAEWDELQSSVTAAEAALTDLQTRRDEYARTLAIFEMKHSSSETRLREGREAAERMRRQMQELQPLPVPDAAIGREWERVIAEANLEENKYRNLLSQQQEVVRHHDTQLQTMRQDLANLRADANRLVRELQWVDRMLTDRPDLTKTLRDFLATHSQELRLLRDEGAEYSPLLHRIAGVDRIAVPVAILPQMVRDALQKNIDAEWTIDSVVEVVELERLLQESPPVGIEWLSTEGVSRNASGVLRTSAREAKANLPVGLPRQRKLLDSQLTGIKESEQRVAEELSAAEYQAKIAIGNLQLTRDQISKLNISRAELERNLLQFKASVSETESRNALRQSEYDRLQTALDALLRDLESAETEHAQLLPPNLPDVTPALQEATERMQQLTQERERVREIVRSLKLESETFQAKLEQRRARIVFLTNRTDELSQRSDELTTSLKSIDENLLALRKDIAGKVSYEKSLQAQRGSFAERRTMAQNRLSELRIRENEMRTQVEGWRTDLALLAEKSQRLSEHLLEQEHLAAETGPEPKETVRVGAEEVQRLEQRLRSLEPVNHLAEEEFDRLKGEVDYLRSERQQIIAAADVHRNSVEEAVHFAIERLTVSRVKIEHTFAEVIARLFPGGEASLEWGEGDILTDAPLQLRVSPRGKRIRSLRILSGGERALVALAFLVAVLSHTRPLPFIVLDEVDAPLDEENTNRFLHWIQELTSTTQVILLTHNRQSIASAHSWVGVTMPEPGISQVVKVIPSQ